One stretch of Zootoca vivipara chromosome 8, rZooViv1.1, whole genome shotgun sequence DNA includes these proteins:
- the LOC118089709 gene encoding GTP cyclohydrolase 1 feedback regulatory protein-like, translating into MNFWLYKCSSYRKVPPLQIKSSLDLGGSAARRGIMPYVLISTQIRMEVGPTMVGDEHSDPNLMQYLGATKRNMLGNHFWEYYVQDAPRIVLDKLEKRGYRVISMTGVGQTLVWCLHKESTENSDFLSDQDIAVNRPA; encoded by the coding sequence atgaatttttggcTGTACAAATGCAGCTCCTACAGGAAAGTCCCCCCTCTTCAAATAAAGTCATCTCTCGACCTTGGGggcagcgcggcgcggcggggCATCATGCCGTACGTCCTCATCAGTACTCAGATCCGCATGGAGGTTGGGCCCACCATGGTTGGCGATGAGCATTCTGACCCAAACCTGATGCAATACCTTGGGGCCACGAAAAGAAACATGTTGGGGAACCATTTCTGGGAATACTATGTGCAGGATGCCCCTCGGATCGTCTTGGACAAGCTGGAGAAGCGTGGTTATCGCGTGATCAGCATGACGGGAGTGGGCCAGACACTGGTGTGGTGCCTCCAcaaagaaagtacagagaactcAGATTTTCTCTCTGACCAAGATATTGCTGTAAATCGCCCAGCATAG